The genomic DNA GGCCCCGCCGGCCAGCTCGCCGGCGGCCACGGGCAGGTCGAAGGGGGGTAGGAAGGCCAGGGCCAGCGCCGCCAGGTAGAACAGGCCGAAGCCGACCGGCTGGTAAACAATGTTCCACAAGCCGCGCTGGGAAAGCACAATCCGCACCGGCACCATCGACTCGGCCCGCATCACGGTGGCCGTCAGTGCCATCACCATCGGCATGGAGTAGGCCAGCAGCTGCCCCAGAAAGCGCCAGCCCCCTATCATGGCGTATGCGCCGTTGCTCGACCAGCCGCCCAGCACCAACGCCACCATCACGTAGGCAAACGCGGCGTTGACGAACAAAGCCCCCGTGGCCAGGCTTAGCAGCGGCGCGCTGGCCGACCAGGGCAGCACTGCGGCCGCCAGCGTGCCGGCGGCCAGCAGCAGCACGGGCGCGGTTTCGTAGAACACGGCATCCCGCTGGCGGGGCCTGATTTCCTCGCGCGCCAGTAGCTTCAGCGCCAGCCGCACCGGCCGGGCCCAGGCCAGTCGGCCGGCCACCGACCAGTATTCGAGCACGGCCAGCGCGTACACGCCGCCCGCGAAAAGCAGCACGACCAGCAGCGTAGTTGGAAGGGTAGCACTATTTTCCATCGGCGGCCGGGTCGTGAGTCAGCTCCCAGGGCGAGATGTCCAGGGAGGCAATGGTTTTCAGCGCGTCGCCCAGCTCCAGTTCCCGCACGCCGGCCCGCACCAGGGCCGCGTGCGGCACGGAGGGCGGGTGCAGCACCGCGCTGATTACCTGGCCCTCCTGCACTTGGATGGTCAGGGTGGCCGTGCCGCGGGGCGTCTCCACGGCGGCGCTGCCCTGCCCGGTGCCGGCCAGGTCGGTTAGTAGCGGGGCCGCTGCCGGGCCGGTCTGGTCGGCTTGGATGGCGCGGAGCAGTTGCTGGCTCTGCGTCAGTTCGTCGAGGCGGATGAGCAGCCGGCCCCAGGCATTGTTCTCATCAATTACCAGCGGCACAAAGCCCAGCGGCTGGTAGGCGGGGTCGGCCAGGCGGGCGTCGTGGGCCAGGCCCGCGGCCCTGGCTACCGGCCCCCGGCAGTGGTGCAGGAGCAGTTCGGGCAGCTCCCCGACCGGGCTCAGACTTTGCCGCAGCAGCGGCAGCTGCTTAACCCGCCGCACGAAGTCCGGTAGCTCATCCGGCGCGGCCGTTTCCTGCACTGGGCGGCCGTGCAGCAGCACCGCCGCCTGGTGTAGCCAAGGGTTGCCAATCATCAGGCCGAAGCCCGCCAGCCAGTTGAGGTGACTGGCGAGGCGGGTCTGTTCCAGTTGGCTCACCTGCCAGCGCTGCGCCGCTGCCGGAGCCGGCTGCCCTATGGCTTGGCTGAGGGCGCGGTGCGCCAGCACGCGGTAGGCCGCCGGGGCCAGCCGGTCGTGGCCCGCCAGCCACTCGGCAAACTGCGCCGCCGGCACGGGCAGCGGCGGGTAGTCGGGAGCTATCGTGCCGGGCACCAGCTGGGCCTTCGTCACCGTGTCGCCGTCCAGGTGCAGGCGCAGCTGCAAGCCACCGGGCAGGCCGGGGAAGAAGGGGCCGAACGCAACTTCCGTCGCTTCCATCGGCAACCCGTCGGCGCTGCGGGGCAGGTCCTTGGTCATGGCTACCATCGACATGAAGCCCATGTCCATACCGGCC from Hymenobacter psoromatis includes the following:
- a CDS encoding NADH dehydrogenase, with protein sequence MENSATLPTTLLVVLLFAGGVYALAVLEYWSVAGRLAWARPVRLALKLLAREEIRPRQRDAVFYETAPVLLLAAGTLAAAVLPWSASAPLLSLATGALFVNAAFAYVMVALVLGGWSSNGAYAMIGGWRFLGQLLAYSMPMVMALTATVMRAESMVPVRIVLSQRGLWNIVYQPVGFGLFYLAALALAFLPPFDLPVAAGELAGGAWADFTGARRLLLRLGRLSLVMSLAVTITVFYLGGWQGPGLPGVVWTLLKTLLVAASFFGVGRYVSRVRYDLMLEWSWKYATPAALFNILWVGILLLL